In Nicotiana tabacum cultivar K326 chromosome 2, ASM71507v2, whole genome shotgun sequence, the following proteins share a genomic window:
- the LOC107817494 gene encoding uncharacterized protein LOC107817494: MAKDKVSSFGTEVLRSNKKLAEKKQESNSKLTVDEIFVRIPGSPSNFILGPCFKTTLPPELSPLYPLAEGEKLLLHCVQPDSFKGKTLRSWPNVSRTWIDWVDRVEKAKWEVWKSADIYDAIQLSKIDIPMDKTLLYAALCYWSISTNSFHFRFGMMGPTVLDIVALTGLRPHGEEVSVPLGIAESTLDFPEYGKIKECLTYCKFLDVSMGAMSVTEEEHISFLVMWLCRYLFCNSSITMVEQCTKLALALAMGKKLALAPIVLSNLYHGCNDIITSKFDNATGPFWILQLWLQSYFPEHQPSTSDNGNASTYGFPLAEGVLRPKTFNHYFLFFHTCSSRTASVFTPFSSRKFGPEWFKRSLDPYFQKLNRTELKEIWASYLIARDIPYSIVLDESSKWKCGVEHYSPNQFARQFGMKQAVPLHRSANDFSIRGEEDNMEETESRFSQLKRKFSFVPFNINPSSRTFFDSWWSTYIKNRDKTAIDVLRKISPCDMPLSPSDRQEVAAPKSIGIEGNSQSAGKFGQNMKRNYKGDNIPSQSFVQQDDFRQKRNSYETAEKISTRGISCKKMKTSAMKMPLPGTTSTSCTPANEDRNKTDMQVSGDDTSISASSSTSENEGENCTVSPLLAKTKNKTYDNSEPLDNPVEIDNLEDFFTRVSGQIKRARSISFSTGQSSSIYDKISATQKSTPSVEMLATSKDDIDRLLNMPSQDLLVPENCSTLSAALSIYALSPDLSAERAIALEKLKENLPHLSSTLRRAKKDKEEYYKKAAKKVVIVDELTKGQELYTNLKEYNDKLECTMDSIRNQMSKLKARLKDAKTKRKAIQEQKLSLAKKCFEKSTNLDEMEAEFPVLEEMKELADSDIAQVEERLKVFKSKITGSPV, translated from the exons ATGGCAAAAGATAAAGTTTCAAGCTTCGGCACTGAAGTTCTCCGGTCAAATAAAAAGTTGGCCGAGAAAAAGCAGGAGTCGAACAGCAAGCTAACTGTTGACGAGATATTTGTTCGTATTCCTGGATCGCCATCTAATTTTATATTAGGCCCATGTTTTAAGACTACACTTCCTCCGGAGCTCTCTCCTCTTTACCCCTTAGCTGAAGGAGAAAAGCTACTTCTACACTGTGTGCAACCTGATTCTTTCAAAGGTAAGACACTGAGATCGTGGCCTAATGTAAGTAGAACGTGGATCGATTGGGTAGATAGAGTTGAGAAGGCAAAATGGGAGGTGTGGAAATCAGCTGATATATATGATGCTATTCAGTTGTCGAAAATTGATATACCGATGGATAAAACTCTTCTTTACGCTGCCTTGTGCTATTGGTCAATCTCGACAAACTCGTTCCACTTCAGATTTGGTATGATGGGGCCAACAGTACTAGATATTGTTGCCTTGACAGGACTTAGGCCGCATGGCGAGGAAGTAAGTGTCCCTCTCGGAATTGCTGAATCAACTCTTGATTTTCCCGAGTATGGAAAAATTAAAGAATGCTTAACTTACTGCAAATTTCTTGATGTGTCAATGGGAGCAATGTCTGTGACAGAGGAAGAACATATATCGTTTCTGGTTATGTGGCTTTGTAGATATCTCTTTTGTAATTCTTCGATTACCATGGTCGAGCAATGTACGAAACTGGCTCTCGCTCTTGCTATGGGTAAAAAGCTTGCTTTGGCACCTATTGTGTTGTCTAATTTATATCATGGCTGCAATGACATCATTACGAGTAAGTTTGACAATGCAACGGGTCCGTTCTGGATCTTGCAGTTATGGCTACAGTCTTACTTTCCCGAACATCAACCTTCGACTTCAGATAACGGTAATGCTTCGACCTATGGGTTTCCCTTGGCTGAAGGTGTGTTGAGGCCTAAAACATTTAACcattactttcttttctttcacaCATGCTCGTCTAGAACAGCCAGCGTATTCACGCCATTTTCTTCTAGGAAGTTTGGACCTGAGTGGTTTAAACGGTCACTTGATCCTTACTTCCAAAAACTTAACAGGACAGAGTTAAAAGAGATTTGGGCTAGTTATCTTATTGCTCGAGACATCCCGTACAGTATCGTTCTAGACGAATCTTCGAAGTGGAAATGTGGGGTAGAACATTATTCTCCGAATCAGTTTGCTCGACAGTTTGGCATGAAACAGGCTGTTCCCCTCCACCGATCAGCCAATGATTTTTCAATCAGAGGAGAGGAAGATAACATGGAAGAAACTGAATCAAGGTTTTCGCAACTAAAAAGGAAATTCTCATTTGTTCCATTTAATATTAATCCAAGTTCTAGAACGTTCTTTGATTCCTGGTGGTCCACTTATATTAAGAATCGGGACAAGACTGCTATCGATGTCCTCAGGAAGATCTCACCATGTGATATGCCTCTCAGTCCATCTGACAGGCAAGAAGTTGCTGCTCCGAAGTCCATTGGTATTGAAGGCAATTCTCAGTCTGCAGGAAAATTTGGCCAGAATATGAAGAGAAACTATAAAG GGGATAATATTCCATCACAATCCTTTGTACAACAAGACGATTTCAGACAAAAAAGGAACTCGTATGAGACGGCTGAAAAGATATCTACAAGAGGAATATCATGCAAG AAGATGAAGACTTCCGCAATGAAAATGCCGCTACCAGGTACAACTTCTACAAGTTGTACTCCTGCTAATGAAGATAGGAATAAGACCGACATGCAAGTTTCTGGTGACGATACATCAATCTCCGCCTCATCCTCCACTTCGGAAAAT GAAGGTGAAAATTGCACGGTTTCCCCATTGTTAGCTAAGACCAAAAACAAGACATATGATAATAGTGAACCACTCGACAATCCTGTGGAAATTGATAATCTAGAAGACTTCTTTACTCGAGTTAGTGGACAAATTAAACGAGCTCGATCTATCAGTTTTTCGACTGGCCAATCTTCTTCCATATATGACAAGATATCCGCCACACAAAAGTCTACACCGTCAGTGGAAATGCTCGCCACATCAAAAGATGACATTGACAGATTACTAAACATGCCTTCTCAAGACTTACTTGTACCTGAAAACTGTTCAACATTAAGTGCAGCACTGTCAATATATGCTTTGTCACCAGATTTATCGGCTGAGAGAGCGATTGCCTTGGAGAAACTCAAAGAGAACCTTCCGCATCTTTCCTCAACCTTGCGTAGAGCTAAGAAGGACAAAGAGGAGTATTATAAGAAGGCTGCCAAGAAAGTGGTCATCGTCGATGAGCTCACAAAAGGTCAGGAACTCTACACCAACCTCAAAGAGTACAACGACAAGCTTGAATGTACAATGGATTCCATCAGAAACCAAATGAGTAAGTTGAAGGCAAGATTGAAGGATgcaaagacaaaaagaaaagcaaTCCAGGAGCAAAAATTGAGTTTGGCTAAGAAGTGTTTTGAAAAGTCTACTAATCTTGATGAAATGGAAGCTGAGTTTCCTGTTCTAGAAGAGATGAAAGAGTTAGCTGATTCGGATATTGCCCAAGTGGAAGAAAGGTTGAAAGTCTTCAAAAGCAAGATAACCGGATCGCCTGTGTAA
- the LOC107817493 gene encoding PAN domain-containing protein At5g03700-like, whose amino-acid sequence MELAVNSVTHIFLISIFLTNFCWFNIGAETSKELFKGFKATPDPHISTFQPLLTDSSGNYSLSFLRVEKDQLTLSIIHVPSSESIWVANLTHFARWADPTELLFNGSLVLSDSRSGVFWSTQTNGDRVWLSNASNLQVQKLDSGMRLNSVLWQSFDFPSDTLVENQNFTSAMTLVSSNGLYSMSLGFDFFGLYAKSKDEPGSGRIYWKHKALEAKADVIEGQGPIYAVLKSDGFFGMYQNESVPVDVESFNSFQQPVSGVRRIRIEPDGNLKGYFWAGTSWILDYQAIKETCELPSPCGIYGLCQPGKGCSCLDNSTDYNSGRCVSQENQDSGDFCGVYDHKKYKGLSRNGVELPNKELMTYQKMVSFQECQSACEGNCTCWGVVYTNTSGFCYILDYPILSLVGVGDESKMGFFKVREGVGKDKVEVGLGVGIGLLCGAILVFGGVIGLGLYRYRKRKRGVSGYVEEDGMVVGPYKEMGNASFRSIELSER is encoded by the coding sequence ATGGAACTAGCAGTTAACTCAGTGACTCATATTTTCTTGATTTCCATTTTTTTGACAAATTTTTGCTGGTTTAATATTGGAGCTGAAACATCCAAAGAGCTTTTCAAAGGATTTAAAGCAACCCCAGATCCTCATATTTCAACTTTTCAACCTCTTCTTACTGATTCTTCTGGTAATTACTCACTGAGTTTTCTCCGAGTTGAAAAAGATCAACTCACTCTTTCTATTATTCATGTTCCATCTTCTGAGTCAATATGGGTTGCTAACTTGACCCATTTTGCAAGATGGGCTGACCCGACTGAGCTCTTGTTTAATGGCAGTCTTGTGCTGTCGGATTCTCGTTCAGGGGTATTTTGGTCAACTCAGACTAATGGAGACCGTGTCTGGCTTTCAAATGCATCAAATTTGCAAGTCCAAAAGCTTGATAGTGGAATGAGGTTAAATTCTGTTTTGTGGCAAAGTTTTGATTTTCCCTCAGATACCCTTGTGGAAAATCAAAATTTCACAAGTGCCATGACATTGGTTTCGTCCAATGGGCTTTATTCCATGAGTTTGGGCTTTGATTTTTTCGGGTTGTATGCAAAGTCCAAGGACGAACCGGGTTCGGGTCGGATCTACTGGAAGCACAAGGCATTAGAAGCAAAGGCAGATGTTATTGAAGGTCAAGGACCAATTTATGCTGTACTAAAGTCAGATGGTTTTTTTGGTATGTACCAAAATGAGTCAGTTCCAGTTGATGTAGAATCTTTTAACAGTTTTCAACAACCCGTATCCGGTGTCCGTCGGATCCGGATCGAACCGGATgggaatttaaaaggatatttttgGGCCGGGACAAGTTGGATATTGGACTACCAAGCAATAAAGGAGACATGTGAATTACCTAGTCCTTGTGGTATATATGGACTTTGTCAACCGGGTAAAGGTTGCTCTTGTCTAGACAATAGTACGGATTACAACTCCGGCCGGTGTGTCTCGCAGGAAAATCAAGACTCCGGCGACTTTTGTGGGGTGTATGATCATAAAAAGTACAAGGGGTTGTCAAGAAATGGTGTTGAATTGCCTAACAAGGAGTTAATGACTTACCAAAAGATGGTTTCTTTTCAAGAATGTCAAAGTGCATGTGAAGGGAATTGCACATGTTGGGGTGTGGTGTATACTAATACATCTGGATTTTGCTACATACTAGACTACCCCATACTAAGCTTAGTAGGAGTAGGGGATGAGTCCAAGATGGGGTTTTTCAAAGTGAGGGAAGGTGTAGGGAAAGATAAGGTGGAGGTGGGGTTAGGGGTAGGGATAGGGTTATTATGTGGGGCCATCTTGGTATTTGGTGGGGTCATAGGGTTAGGGTTGTATAGAtataggaaaagaaaaagaggtgTGAGTGGTTATGTAGAAGAAGATGGAATGGTAGTTGGACCATACAAAGAAATGGGAAATGCAAGTTTTAGGTCAATTGAACTAAGTGAAAGATGA